A region from the Vibrio rumoiensis genome encodes:
- a CDS encoding ABC transporter permease, which yields MNSPFLCSATVTQPKAKKQPVCLWFNKVKPAAWLLPFAVVFYLFQLAPMLWVLVNSFIYDEAFGFDNYLEVLDSAFMMQAFGNSLWLSIWSSFIGLAIAALLVSSLRKVGGRLRDAVIAFTNMSSNFAGVPLSFAFIIILGTNGAVTLLLKQYGLLGDFDLYGQWGLLAIYIYFQIPLAVLLLYPAFDALNDDWQSAASLLGANTFQYWCRVALPVLSPALLGTFIILVANAMGAYASVYALTSGNYNLITIRIASLVSGDLFLEPNLAASISVILMGILAFITVINQWLISKSYSAKKGTK from the coding sequence ATGAATTCTCCTTTTTTATGTTCCGCTACTGTGACGCAACCAAAGGCGAAAAAGCAGCCTGTTTGCCTTTGGTTCAATAAAGTTAAACCTGCTGCTTGGCTGTTACCTTTTGCCGTGGTGTTTTACTTATTTCAACTTGCCCCTATGTTGTGGGTGTTGGTCAATAGCTTTATTTATGATGAAGCCTTTGGCTTTGATAATTATCTAGAAGTGCTGGATTCTGCGTTTATGATGCAAGCGTTTGGCAATAGTTTATGGTTGTCGATTTGGTCGAGTTTCATTGGGCTGGCGATTGCCGCTTTATTGGTGTCATCATTAAGGAAAGTGGGTGGAAGATTGCGTGATGCGGTGATTGCTTTTACCAATATGAGCAGTAATTTTGCTGGCGTCCCTTTGTCATTTGCTTTCATTATTATTTTAGGCACTAATGGCGCGGTGACCTTGTTGCTCAAACAATACGGCCTGCTGGGAGATTTTGACCTGTATGGACAATGGGGTCTACTAGCGATTTATATCTACTTTCAAATCCCACTCGCGGTGTTGTTGCTTTACCCTGCATTTGACGCTTTAAACGATGATTGGCAATCGGCCGCTTCTTTGCTTGGCGCCAATACCTTTCAATATTGGTGTCGTGTGGCACTTCCGGTGTTATCTCCGGCATTGCTCGGCACCTTTATTATTTTAGTGGCCAATGCGATGGGCGCTTATGCCAGTGTCTACGCATTAACCTCCGGTAACTACAACCTGATTACGATTCGCATTGCGAGTTTAGTTTCTGGTGACCTCTTCCTAGAGCCTAATTTAGCGGCTTCAATTTCCGTTATTTTAATGGGCATTTTAGCCTTCATTACAGTGATCAATCAGTGGCTTATTTCAAAAAGTTATTCAGCAAAAAAGGGAACTAAATAG
- a CDS encoding ABC transporter permease — protein sequence MQDLNTRYHKTVVFSIVTVMMIPILATLLYSISSRWGATILPDGLTLDWYVQLLTDPRFVQAFGRSLFICITALLLSVILILPAIFVVFYYFPKLDKLMNIIILLPFSVPPVVSSVGLLQLYADSDWSLVGTPWILIGTYFTIAVPFMYRAIANSFESINLHDLMDTAHLLGASTIKAFLLIILPNLKKGIMAALFLSFSFLLGEFVFANILVGTRYETLQIYLFNMRQTSGHFTSALVITYFIFIFVLTWLASRFSRGATA from the coding sequence ATGCAAGATCTGAATACTCGATACCATAAAACAGTCGTGTTTAGCATCGTTACCGTCATGATGATTCCTATTTTAGCGACGCTATTGTATTCCATTTCATCACGTTGGGGGGCAACCATTTTACCGGATGGTTTGACCTTAGATTGGTATGTACAGTTACTGACTGATCCTCGATTTGTTCAAGCTTTTGGACGTTCATTATTTATTTGTATCACAGCACTTTTGTTGAGTGTGATATTGATTTTACCGGCTATTTTTGTGGTGTTTTATTACTTTCCTAAGTTGGATAAGTTAATGAATATTATAATTTTGTTGCCATTTTCGGTACCGCCAGTCGTTTCCTCGGTCGGTTTGTTGCAATTATATGCGGACAGCGATTGGTCGTTAGTGGGAACGCCGTGGATTTTGATCGGAACCTATTTCACTATCGCGGTACCATTTATGTATCGTGCCATTGCCAATAGTTTTGAATCGATCAATTTACACGATTTGATGGATACCGCGCACTTGCTAGGCGCGAGTACCATCAAAGCATTTTTATTGATCATCTTACCGAACTTGAAGAAAGGCATAATGGCGGCGTTGTTTTTATCTTTTTCGTTCTTATTAGGTGAGTTTGTTTTTGCCAATATCTTGGTGGGAACGCGTTATGAGACGTTGCAAATTTATCTCTTCAACATGCGACAAACTAGCGGTCACTTTACTTCTGCACTGGTTATCACTTATTTCATCTTTATCTTTGTATTGACTTGGTTGGCAAGTCGTTTCAGCCGAGGAGCAACAGCATGA
- a CDS encoding ABC transporter ATP-binding protein — MSYVTAKQLTKSFGDNTVFENVDFTIEQGELVTLLGPSGCGKSTLLRSLAGLNPVDQGEIWVNGENITHQSPQERGIGMVFQSYALFPNMTVEDNIAFGLKMKKVASGEVAKLVSQVIELVELKGKEKQHPHQLSGGQRQRVALARALVVKPRILLLDEPLSALDAKIRKHLRQQIRDIQKEMNLTTIFVTHDQEEAMIMSDRIFLMNKGEIVQAGSPEAIYTQPTNEFVAGFMGHYNLIDGNTAKALFGLETPHKVAIRPESIYVKEEGRQYAQHISSPRKGVIKSHQLLGNIIRYQVAVERCELTVDLLNRSSERLMPEGSSLELLFNLNEIQPVSA, encoded by the coding sequence ATGAGTTATGTTACTGCAAAACAATTAACCAAGTCATTTGGTGATAATACCGTATTTGAGAATGTGGATTTTACCATTGAACAAGGCGAGTTAGTTACGCTTTTAGGACCAAGTGGTTGTGGTAAATCAACCTTGTTACGTAGCCTTGCAGGCTTGAATCCGGTCGACCAAGGTGAGATTTGGGTTAATGGTGAAAATATTACTCATCAATCACCACAAGAGCGCGGCATTGGCATGGTGTTTCAGTCGTATGCTTTGTTTCCTAATATGACTGTTGAAGACAACATTGCGTTTGGGCTGAAAATGAAAAAAGTGGCTTCCGGTGAGGTGGCTAAGCTGGTAAGCCAAGTGATTGAGTTAGTGGAGTTAAAAGGCAAAGAGAAACAGCATCCGCATCAATTGTCAGGTGGACAGCGTCAGCGTGTGGCATTAGCGCGAGCTTTGGTCGTTAAGCCGAGAATTTTATTGTTGGATGAGCCATTATCAGCATTGGATGCCAAAATCCGTAAGCATTTACGTCAACAAATCCGCGACATTCAAAAAGAGATGAATCTGACTACGATTTTTGTCACTCACGATCAAGAAGAGGCGATGATCATGTCTGACCGCATTTTCTTGATGAACAAAGGTGAGATAGTGCAAGCAGGCTCTCCAGAAGCGATCTATACCCAACCTACCAATGAGTTTGTGGCTGGATTTATGGGGCACTATAACTTAATCGATGGAAACACAGCAAAAGCATTATTTGGGTTAGAGACACCACATAAAGTTGCGATTCGACCTGAGTCTATTTATGTAAAAGAGGAGGGACGTCAGTATGCTCAACATATTTCCTCACCAAGAAAAGGAGTGATTAAGAGTCACCAATTGCTAGGGAATATCATTCGTTACCAAGTGGCAGTAGAGAGGTGTGAATTGACCGTTGATTTATTAAATCGCTCATCTGAACGTTTGATGCCTGAGGGCAGTTCACTTGAACTGTTATTTAATTTAAATGAAATTCAACCTGTGAGTGCTTAA
- a CDS encoding HAD family hydrolase: MTKPLYVFDMDETLIDADCAMLWNAFLVRKGIITDADFLEQDKHLMSLYAQGKMDMKDYLEFSIAPLTNLQVEEVNQLVEECVVEEVLAKQFAQSKALIEKLKQQQVQMVIISASASFLVSVVGRHLGITHALGIDLMTKQGCYTPEISGIPSYREGKVVRLKEWIESQAGCFSEIHFYTDSINDLPLCEFADFAYLVNPCPALKAHSNQEDWQVLEWRV, encoded by the coding sequence ATGACAAAACCTTTATATGTTTTTGATATGGATGAAACCTTAATTGATGCCGATTGTGCAATGTTGTGGAATGCTTTTTTAGTGCGTAAAGGTATCATCACTGACGCGGATTTTCTTGAGCAAGATAAGCACTTAATGAGTCTGTATGCACAAGGGAAAATGGACATGAAGGATTATCTAGAGTTTTCGATTGCCCCTTTAACGAACTTACAGGTTGAAGAGGTTAATCAGCTGGTAGAAGAATGTGTCGTGGAAGAGGTCTTAGCTAAACAGTTTGCTCAATCGAAGGCGTTGATTGAAAAGCTTAAACAGCAACAAGTACAGATGGTGATTATTTCCGCTAGCGCGTCGTTTTTAGTTAGTGTAGTTGGGCGTCACCTTGGTATTACTCATGCTTTAGGTATTGATTTGATGACTAAACAAGGTTGTTATACCCCAGAGATTTCAGGTATTCCTAGTTATCGTGAAGGCAAAGTGGTGAGGTTGAAAGAGTGGATTGAAAGCCAGGCAGGATGTTTTTCTGAAATTCACTTTTATACAGATTCAATCAATGATTTACCCTTGTGTGAGTTTGCTGACTTTGCGTATTTAGTAAATCCGTGCCCAGCTTTAAAAGCCCATTCTAATCAAGAAGATTGGCAAGTGTTGGAATGGCGTGTGTGA
- a CDS encoding universal stress protein has product MSIYPTILVAINPNDLHAKQLISKAAIIAEQNQAELHLAYVEKGIFNTHYLYRDEGLFNFHSGAELELIQKLHELSQSSPYPVKNIHFAAGEVIKHLEDLIREVEAKLVIVGHKNKLTHFFGGIEKDLFADLYCDILQIHCFD; this is encoded by the coding sequence ATGTCAATCTACCCCACTATTTTAGTCGCGATTAACCCAAACGATTTACATGCGAAACAACTCATCAGTAAGGCTGCAATCATTGCCGAGCAAAACCAAGCCGAATTGCATCTTGCTTATGTCGAGAAAGGCATATTCAATACTCACTATTTATACCGTGATGAAGGGTTGTTTAATTTTCATTCCGGCGCTGAACTGGAATTGATTCAGAAATTGCATGAACTAAGTCAATCTAGTCCTTACCCAGTCAAAAACATCCACTTTGCTGCGGGAGAAGTGATTAAACATTTAGAGGATTTAATTCGAGAAGTAGAAGCGAAGCTTGTAATCGTTGGACATAAGAACAAACTCACCCACTTTTTTGGTGGTATTGAAAAAGATTTATTCGCCGATCTGTATTGCGATATTTTACAAATTCATTGTTTTGATTAA
- the tal gene encoding transaldolase, which yields MSSKLEQLRSLTTVVADTGDIDAIAKYQPQDATTNPSLILKAAQIEDYARLIDQSIAYAKAQSSDTNQQVQDTCDMLAVTIGQEILKVIPGRISTEVDARLSYDTDGSVKKARQLIKMYNDAGITNDRILIKLASTWEGIRAAEILESEGINCNLTLLFSFAQARACAEAGVYLISPFVGRIMDWHKAKEGRDFEASEDPGVKSVTSIYNYYKQHGYETVVMGASFRNTGEILELAGCDRLTISPQLLQELEDSQGEVVQKLKPAQSIQAQPEKMTHAEFLWEHNQDPMAVEKLAEGIRAFAVDQGKLEDMIRAKL from the coding sequence ATGAGTAGTAAATTAGAACAACTTCGCTCACTCACTACCGTTGTTGCTGATACAGGCGACATTGATGCCATCGCAAAATATCAACCACAAGATGCAACCACTAACCCATCATTAATTTTGAAAGCGGCTCAAATTGAAGATTATGCACGTCTAATCGATCAATCTATCGCTTACGCCAAAGCGCAAAGTTCCGATACAAATCAGCAAGTACAAGATACTTGTGACATGCTAGCGGTAACCATTGGTCAAGAGATTTTGAAGGTCATTCCTGGTCGTATTTCAACCGAAGTTGATGCTCGCCTTTCTTACGATACCGATGGCAGTGTGAAAAAGGCTCGCCAATTGATCAAAATGTACAATGACGCAGGCATTACTAACGACCGCATATTGATCAAACTCGCTTCAACATGGGAAGGCATTCGCGCTGCAGAAATTCTAGAAAGCGAAGGCATTAACTGTAACTTAACACTGCTATTTTCTTTCGCTCAAGCTCGTGCCTGTGCAGAAGCTGGCGTATATCTAATCTCACCTTTCGTTGGCCGTATTATGGACTGGCACAAAGCGAAAGAAGGCCGAGACTTTGAAGCAAGTGAAGATCCTGGGGTTAAATCAGTAACAAGCATTTATAACTACTACAAACAACATGGTTACGAAACCGTGGTAATGGGCGCGAGCTTCCGTAATACTGGTGAGATCTTAGAGTTAGCGGGCTGTGATCGCTTAACCATCAGCCCTCAGTTATTACAAGAGCTGGAAGATAGCCAAGGTGAAGTCGTTCAAAAACTGAAACCGGCGCAAAGCATTCAAGCTCAACCAGAGAAAATGACGCACGCAGAGTTCTTGTGGGAGCACAACCAAGATCCTATGGCGGTTGAAAAACTGGCCGAAGGTATCCGTGCTTTTGCCGTCGACCAAGGCAAACTAGAAGACATGATTCGAGCGAAACTTTAA
- the speG gene encoding spermidine N1-acetyltransferase, producing the protein MPDTIRIRALEKDDLRFIHSLNNNRSVMSYWFEEPYESFMELESLYIKHIHDLNERRFIAENGDREHVGLVELVEINYIHRTAEFQIIIAPHFQGKGYAREIIDRAVNYAFKILNINKLYLQVSDENEKAVYLYESFGFKREGLLIEEFFMNGQYRNAIRMYMLQRDYINLQNEPSAINATE; encoded by the coding sequence ATGCCGGACACTATCCGCATTCGCGCCTTAGAAAAAGACGACCTTAGATTTATTCATAGCCTTAACAATAACCGTAGTGTGATGTCTTATTGGTTTGAAGAGCCTTATGAATCATTCATGGAATTAGAAAGTCTGTATATCAAACATATCCACGACTTGAATGAACGACGCTTTATTGCTGAAAATGGCGATCGTGAACATGTTGGTTTGGTTGAGCTAGTTGAAATTAACTACATCCATCGCACTGCCGAGTTTCAAATCATCATTGCGCCCCACTTTCAGGGAAAAGGATACGCACGTGAAATCATCGATCGCGCCGTTAACTATGCTTTCAAGATATTGAATATTAATAAATTATATCTACAAGTCTCGGATGAGAACGAAAAAGCTGTCTACTTATATGAAAGTTTTGGTTTCAAACGTGAAGGCTTATTAATTGAAGAATTCTTTATGAATGGCCAGTATCGCAATGCGATTCGTATGTACATGTTGCAACGTGACTACATTAATCTGCAAAACGAACCTAGTGCGATTAATGCGACTGAATAA
- a CDS encoding PTS fructose transporter subunit EIIC, with protein MHSLINENLVCLDLKSTNKEDLLSEMANILEKNQCITNKEDYLKDVWARENLGSTGFEDGIAIPHAKSTTVIKPAVVIGIHRTGIDYGADDGELSNIFFMLASPDSGDNHHIEVLAQISSKIIEEGFLDSLRNAKTEQEIVRLLTGSDKVAQQTIEQPALAEQKPTSQWKQTMSRLKQHLLFGTSHMIPFIVAGGVLLSLSVMISGKGAVPETGVLKDIATMGIAGLTLFTAVLGGYIAYSIADKPGLAPGMIGSWIAVQHYNTGFLGAIVVGFLAGFVVQQLKRIKFPDSMASLGSIFIYPLIGTLITCSIVMWVIGEPIAGMMSAMNHWLASMAGSGKVMLGAILGGMTAFDMGGPINKVATLFAQTQVDTQPWLMGGVGIAICVPPLGMALATFLSPKRYKKDEREAGKAAAIMGMIGITEGAIPFAAADPIRVIPAIVVGGMVGNIVGFMFNVINHAPWGGWIVLPVVDGKIGYVIGTIAGAVTTALIVNLLKKPVTEDDTQEEDSSPIESISEEGVAQVLAITACPSGVAHTFLAAKSLEKAAAKMGVKIKVETQGANGIVNRITPKDIANAEFVIFAHDVAIKDPQRFTGMRIVDTHTKHAMNDPINLLKSNIQNAKTEPVTA; from the coding sequence ATGCACTCTCTAATCAATGAAAATCTGGTCTGCCTAGATTTAAAGTCTACCAATAAAGAAGATCTCCTCTCTGAAATGGCCAACATTTTAGAAAAAAACCAATGCATCACGAATAAAGAAGACTACCTTAAAGACGTTTGGGCAAGAGAAAACCTAGGCTCAACAGGCTTTGAAGATGGCATTGCGATTCCTCATGCTAAAAGTACTACCGTAATTAAGCCTGCAGTGGTTATCGGTATTCACCGAACCGGTATTGATTACGGTGCTGATGATGGAGAGTTATCGAATATATTCTTTATGTTGGCTTCACCGGATAGTGGTGACAATCACCATATTGAAGTGCTTGCACAAATTTCCAGTAAAATAATTGAAGAGGGCTTTCTAGATTCACTACGCAACGCCAAAACTGAACAAGAAATCGTGAGGCTATTAACCGGATCTGACAAAGTCGCACAACAGACTATAGAGCAACCCGCCTTAGCCGAACAAAAACCAACGTCTCAATGGAAGCAAACCATGTCTCGCCTTAAACAGCATTTGCTATTTGGTACTTCCCACATGATCCCATTCATTGTTGCAGGCGGTGTATTACTGTCACTTTCTGTGATGATCTCAGGTAAAGGTGCCGTTCCTGAAACCGGTGTATTAAAAGACATTGCAACGATGGGGATTGCCGGGCTGACCTTATTTACAGCGGTGCTTGGTGGTTATATTGCGTACTCTATTGCCGACAAACCAGGGCTCGCACCCGGTATGATTGGATCTTGGATCGCCGTTCAGCATTATAACACTGGTTTCCTTGGTGCCATTGTCGTAGGTTTTTTAGCCGGTTTCGTTGTTCAGCAGTTAAAACGAATCAAGTTTCCAGACAGCATGGCTTCTCTTGGTTCGATCTTCATTTATCCGCTTATTGGCACATTAATCACATGTAGTATTGTTATGTGGGTCATTGGTGAACCTATCGCCGGTATGATGTCAGCGATGAACCATTGGTTAGCAAGTATGGCTGGCAGCGGTAAAGTTATGCTAGGGGCAATTTTAGGCGGCATGACAGCGTTTGATATGGGCGGTCCAATCAACAAAGTGGCGACCCTATTTGCTCAAACTCAAGTAGATACTCAACCTTGGTTAATGGGCGGTGTAGGGATTGCCATTTGCGTTCCACCACTAGGCATGGCTTTAGCAACATTCTTATCGCCTAAGCGTTATAAAAAAGATGAACGTGAAGCAGGTAAAGCTGCGGCAATCATGGGTATGATCGGTATTACAGAAGGTGCGATCCCATTTGCAGCCGCCGATCCAATTCGAGTGATTCCAGCGATTGTCGTTGGCGGCATGGTCGGTAATATCGTCGGCTTTATGTTTAACGTTATTAACCATGCACCTTGGGGTGGCTGGATTGTGTTACCGGTTGTTGACGGAAAAATTGGTTATGTGATTGGTACTATCGCTGGCGCAGTAACAACCGCCTTAATTGTCAATCTACTTAAAAAACCAGTCACTGAAGATGATACGCAAGAAGAAGATTCATCCCCTATCGAATCAATTTCAGAAGAAGGCGTTGCGCAAGTACTGGCGATTACCGCATGTCCTTCAGGTGTCGCTCATACTTTCCTTGCAGCAAAAAGCTTAGAAAAAGCAGCGGCAAAAATGGGCGTAAAAATAAAGGTCGAAACCCAAGGCGCGAATGGTATTGTTAACCGAATTACGCCGAAAGATATTGCCAATGCTGAGTTTGTTATCTTTGCTCATGACGTCGCTATCAAAGACCCACAACGATTTACAGGGATGCGCATAGTTGACACTCATACTAAGCACGCAATGAATGATCCAATCAATTTACTTAAATCAAATATACAGAATGCAAAAACAGAACCTGTGACAGCATAA
- a CDS encoding GNAT family N-acetyltransferase, producing the protein MKTKVLTDLTPHMADLVSLLQDCVASGASIGFLPPVEYQTAQKYWQDVQMALETKPTSRLLIVTFEGEQLVGCVQLSLASKSNAKHRAEIEKLMVHTRHRGKGISKALLSHLEEEALVAGRRLLILDTRVGDIASELYKRMNYTEAGYIPDFALSATGELDGTTFFYKMLS; encoded by the coding sequence ATGAAAACCAAAGTATTAACGGATCTTACTCCTCATATGGCTGATTTGGTTTCGCTATTGCAAGATTGTGTTGCAAGTGGTGCCTCTATTGGTTTCTTGCCTCCGGTTGAATATCAAACAGCGCAAAAATATTGGCAAGACGTGCAAATGGCTCTCGAAACAAAACCCACCTCCCGGCTATTAATCGTCACGTTTGAAGGTGAGCAATTGGTTGGATGTGTGCAATTATCCCTTGCAAGTAAGTCCAACGCCAAACATCGCGCTGAAATTGAAAAATTAATGGTACACACTCGCCACCGAGGTAAAGGGATAAGCAAAGCTCTGCTTTCTCATTTAGAAGAAGAAGCTTTAGTCGCGGGTCGTCGATTGTTAATTCTCGACACCCGTGTTGGCGATATTGCTTCTGAATTATACAAACGTATGAACTATACCGAAGCAGGTTATATTCCCGATTTTGCTTTAAGCGCCACTGGTGAGTTAGATGGCACCACATTTTTCTATAAAATGCTTTCTTAA
- a CDS encoding alpha/beta fold hydrolase yields MSHELASSFVDNGIVYQPHQFQVPLNHDDEQSQTITIYARELVCLEKQAQDLPWLVYFQGGPGFPSPRADGQSGWLKAALQQYRVLLLDQRGTGLSSPITHQTLEGMSSDEQVDYLCHFRADSIVKDAEAIRTHFNVKKWAILGQSFGGFCSLTYLSLYPNSLLKSYITGGVPSLTRHADEAYQATYQRVKQKNDTFFRQFPQAQILCQRIADYLLNHEVYLPNGQLFTVEQFQMIGINLGRGHAALPMYYLLESAFVSVDGKESLSYAFLNAMLAEQAYQTNPIYAILHESIYCQPFAQNQFGQSESAWSAHRVRQSYPEFNYQTGKPFLFTGEMVYPWMFEQMECLKSLKFAADKIAEKQNWSALYDVEKLKNNTVPIACAVYVEDMYVEFDYSRETLANIPNTRAWMTNEYEHNGIGVDGEKIFNRLDDMLNQLDQLPSK; encoded by the coding sequence ATTTCTCATGAGCTTGCTTCATCATTTGTTGATAATGGAATCGTTTATCAACCTCATCAATTTCAAGTGCCACTCAACCATGATGATGAGCAAAGTCAGACGATTACCATCTATGCTCGCGAATTAGTCTGCCTAGAGAAACAAGCGCAAGATTTACCTTGGTTGGTTTACTTTCAAGGTGGTCCGGGGTTTCCTTCACCGAGAGCGGATGGACAATCGGGCTGGTTAAAAGCGGCACTACAACAATATCGCGTATTATTACTCGACCAGCGTGGTACTGGATTAAGCTCACCGATTACTCACCAAACACTTGAAGGTATGAGTAGTGATGAACAGGTAGACTATCTCTGCCATTTCAGAGCAGACAGCATTGTCAAAGATGCTGAAGCCATACGTACACATTTCAATGTGAAAAAATGGGCGATTCTCGGGCAAAGCTTTGGTGGTTTTTGTTCATTAACCTACCTATCTCTTTATCCAAATAGCTTATTGAAGTCATATATCACGGGTGGTGTTCCTTCTTTAACTCGTCATGCTGATGAGGCTTACCAAGCGACCTATCAACGAGTAAAACAAAAAAATGACACCTTCTTCCGTCAGTTCCCACAAGCGCAAATTTTGTGTCAACGCATTGCAGACTACTTGCTCAATCACGAAGTCTATTTACCCAATGGACAGCTATTTACCGTAGAACAATTTCAAATGATCGGAATTAATCTGGGTCGTGGTCATGCTGCCCTTCCAATGTATTACTTACTTGAAAGTGCTTTTGTCAGCGTAGATGGAAAAGAGAGCTTAAGTTATGCATTTTTGAATGCCATGCTGGCTGAACAGGCTTATCAGACCAATCCTATCTATGCCATTTTGCATGAGTCGATCTATTGCCAACCTTTTGCTCAAAACCAATTCGGGCAGAGCGAATCGGCTTGGTCAGCACATCGTGTACGTCAATCGTACCCTGAATTCAACTATCAAACCGGTAAGCCTTTCTTATTTACCGGTGAAATGGTTTATCCATGGATGTTTGAACAAATGGAATGTTTGAAGTCGCTGAAGTTTGCCGCAGACAAAATCGCAGAAAAGCAGAACTGGTCTGCACTTTATGATGTTGAAAAGCTAAAAAACAATACGGTTCCCATTGCTTGTGCGGTTTATGTTGAAGATATGTATGTTGAGTTTGATTATTCACGCGAAACATTAGCTAATATACCCAATACTCGTGCATGGATGACTAATGAATATGAACACAATGGCATTGGTGTCGATGGTGAAAAAATATTTAACCGACTCGATGACATGCTAAACCAACTTGACCAACTGCCAAGCAAATGA
- a CDS encoding lipoate--protein ligase translates to MSSLRLLFSTSTNPLFNLAVEDTIFRSMSANQKVLFLWRNDNTVVIGRAQNPWKECNTQRMERDGITLARRQSGGGAVFHDLGNSNFTFMAGKPGYDKTVSTQIVLDALKALGIEGKATGRNDLVVETEEGERKFSGSAYRETMDRGFHHGTILLNADMSRLADYLNPDPKKLQAKGITSVRSRVINLNQLDNTLTHDSLCEAIKQAFFEYYGESVEPEFISEDNMPDLPNFEATFTKQQDWHWNFGNTPEFNHHIDERFKWGGVELHFNVKKAHIEEVQVFTDSLDPAPLEALQEALIGRVYNAEGIMSALDEVVNRYPQNAEELSQVRQWLLVQLA, encoded by the coding sequence ATGTCATCACTTCGCCTATTATTTTCCACCTCAACTAATCCGTTGTTTAACTTGGCGGTAGAGGACACCATTTTTCGTTCAATGAGCGCGAATCAAAAAGTACTATTTTTGTGGCGTAATGATAATACAGTGGTGATAGGCCGAGCACAGAACCCTTGGAAAGAATGTAATACCCAGCGCATGGAAAGAGACGGCATTACCCTAGCTCGTCGACAAAGTGGAGGTGGGGCGGTCTTTCATGATCTCGGTAATAGTAATTTTACTTTTATGGCCGGTAAACCGGGGTACGATAAAACGGTATCGACTCAAATTGTATTAGATGCATTAAAAGCATTAGGTATCGAAGGGAAAGCAACAGGACGTAATGATCTTGTGGTTGAGACTGAAGAAGGTGAGCGTAAGTTCTCAGGCTCAGCCTATCGAGAAACAATGGACCGAGGCTTTCACCACGGCACGATTTTATTAAATGCCGACATGAGCCGTTTAGCTGACTATCTCAATCCAGATCCGAAAAAGCTGCAAGCAAAAGGGATTACCTCGGTGCGATCTCGCGTGATTAACCTAAATCAATTAGATAACACGTTAACTCACGATAGTTTGTGTGAAGCGATTAAGCAGGCGTTTTTTGAATATTATGGTGAGTCCGTGGAACCAGAATTCATTTCTGAAGATAACATGCCTGATTTACCAAACTTTGAAGCCACGTTTACTAAGCAGCAAGATTGGCATTGGAACTTTGGTAATACTCCTGAATTTAACCACCACATTGACGAGCGTTTCAAATGGGGTGGTGTAGAACTGCATTTTAACGTCAAGAAAGCACACATTGAAGAAGTACAGGTATTTACCGATAGCCTAGATCCTGCACCACTGGAAGCGTTACAAGAAGCTTTAATAGGACGGGTTTATAATGCTGAGGGAATCATGAGCGCTTTAGATGAGGTCGTGAACCGTTATCCACAGAATGCTGAAGAGTTATCGCAAGTAAGGCAATGGTTGTTAGTTCAACTAGCTTAG
- the cspE gene encoding transcription antiterminator/RNA stability regulator CspE: MSKTTGIVKWFNEEKGFGFITQDNGGADVFVHFRAIASEGFKTLAEGQKVSFEVEQGQKGLQAANVVPA; the protein is encoded by the coding sequence ATGTCTAAAACAACTGGTATCGTTAAATGGTTTAACGAAGAAAAAGGTTTCGGCTTCATTACTCAAGACAACGGCGGCGCTGACGTATTCGTACACTTCCGTGCTATCGCTTCTGAAGGTTTCAAAACTCTTGCTGAAGGCCAAAAAGTGTCTTTTGAAGTAGAGCAAGGCCAAAAAGGTCTTCAAGCTGCGAACGTTGTTCCTGCTTAA